A genomic stretch from Neodiprion fabricii isolate iyNeoFabr1 chromosome 3, iyNeoFabr1.1, whole genome shotgun sequence includes:
- the LOC124177874 gene encoding uncharacterized protein LOC124177874 isoform X2 encodes MTIGTLWFFSYVCIGLALAVGNRLDSPSANGVVGKEEKTRDAKLAGASQGKMGHLHLRAHQYDGSRRDAVQDWLQTYDDQTDNMVPGFGLGIGGGGEMRYRDVIMDEASQPAIRTLLPRHEQLPFLYEEAAFYQQQQQQHHARKRPGGFKQAKKVVGLPPLVYGGSEEETPPGQSEQGGTGRTSNIEDFFDQQNSRSGPTPFDNLGGLPVEPPDSPHKLQGGGIGLSPLLFDTDKPPGKRTAASSGSGSSMINQQQLPSPPGSAAIASQFMLRSARGNRQYDVPQIGDGSLCRLEVPKTDTSAAITEVEPTGRVNDATYRNQT; translated from the exons ATGACGATCGGAACGCTTTGGTTCTTCAGCTACGTCTGTATTGGCCTAGCACTGGCGGTTGGTAACCGTTTGGACAGTCCATCGGCGAACGGTGTTGTAGGGAAGGAAGAAAAGACGCGAGATGCGAAGCTCGCCGGAGCGAGTCAGGGAAAAATGGGCCACCTCCACCTGCGAGCTCACCAGTACGACGgatcgcgtcgcgacgccgttCAAGATTGGCTCCAGACGTACGACGATCAGACGGATAACATGGTCCCGGGATTCGGACTAGGGATAGGCGGTGGAGGTGAGATGAGGTACCGGGACGTGATTATGGACGAGGCGAGCCAGCCGGCAATCAGGACACTGCTGCCACGGCACGAGCAGCTGCCCTTCCTGTACGAGGAGGCGGCCTTCTaccagcaacagcagcagcagcaccacGCGAGGAAGAGACCAGGGGGCTTCAAGCAGGCCAAGAAGGTCGTCGGGCTGCCACCCCTGGTCTACGGGGGATCGGAGGAGGAAACGCCGCCGGGCCAGTCCGAGCAGGGTGGAACCGGCAGGACCTCGAACATCGAGGACTTCTTCGACCAGCAGAACTCGCGAAGCGGCCCGACGCCCTTCGACAACCTTGGCGGCCTACCCGTTGAGCCCCCTGACTCACCCCACAAGCTTCAGGGGGGCGGAATCGGGCTGAGTCCGCTTCTATTCGACACCGATAAACCACCCGGGAAACGTACCGCCGCTTCGTCCGGATCGGGATCATCGATGATCAACCAACAGCAGCTCCCATCGCCTCCCGGCAGTGCGGCTATCGCTTCGCAGTTCATGCTCAGGTCGGCAAGGGGCAACAGACAGTACGACGTTCCTCAGATTG GAGACGGCAGCTTGTGCCGATTAGAAGTCCCAAAAACCGACACTAGCGCTGCGATAACCGAAGTTGAACCAACGGGTCGCGTGAATGACGCCACCTATCGGAACCAAACTTAG